The DNA window gttttttaaaaaattacaaaatacaaGGATCCCAAACGGAAGCGCGAGATCGATCAGCATTTACTGGCTCAGGTAAAATGCGAAAGGGAATTGGATTTACATTGTAATCATCAGGTAAGGGCAACGGAATTGGCTGTCCCAGCTGCTCCCAGGCCCAGAGTCAGTATGGAACTTCAGGTGTGGAATATTCCGAGTTGCTGATATATAGCGCCTACTTAGCAAAGCTGATAAGACGAATTCCATAAGaccaaggagcagaattagaccattcggcccatcgagtctgctccgccattccatcatggcttatttattatccctctcaaccccattcttccacctgattaatcaagaaactatcaacctccgccttaatgATTTGGcttgcacagccatctgtagcaatgattcaccaccctctgtctaaagaaattcctcttcatttctgttctaaagctgtgccctctgatcctagactgctccagtataggaaagatcctctccacattcactcaatccagacctttcaatattcgacaggcccccttattcttctaaactcgcaggcccagagccatcaaacgcttctcaaatgttaaccctttcattcctgggatcattctcctgaacttcctctggatcctctccaatgccagcatatttttcttagataatgggcgcaaaactgctcacaatactctaagtgtggtctgactaatcattacatccttattttagtattctagtcctcttgaaattaatgaacattgcatttgccttcctcaccactgactcagcctgcaagttaacttttggggaatcctgcacaaggactcccaagcccctctgcacctctaatttttgaattttcttctcatttacaaaatagtccaccctttattccttctgctaaAATGTATGATCATAAACTTCACTACATTACATccaatttgccatttctttgccaattctcccaatctgtctaactcCTTCTGCAGATACCTGTTTCCTTCAACACTGCTGTTCCACCTgtgtttgtatcatctgcaaacctggccacaaagccatcaatgtttgcatctgtatttactcgggagatggacacagagtctatagaagtgaggtaaaTTGGCATCGACTTCATGCACCCTgttcagattacagaggaggaggtgtttgctatcctgaggctaatcagggtggataagtacccagggcctgacaaggtgttccctcaagaCCCTGCAGGAGGCTAGTGAGAAACTGCTGGGgcccttgcagagatatttaaatcatccttagtgacaggtgaggtatgAAAGGATTGggggatagccaatgttgttcctgtGTTTAAGAAagcctctaaaaataaaccaggaaattataggctggtggaAAGTTATTAGAATGTATTCTAAGGGTCCAGATATGTAAGTGTTTGGATAGAAATGGACTGATTATGAAAAGTCAGTATGGCTTCATGTATGGTAGATCTTGTCTAACCAAtcctatagagtttttcaagaaagttaccagtaaagtggatgaaggcaaggcaatgcaAGCCATGTTGACTACATGGACTACATTGACTACAtgcaaggcatttgagaaggtcccacatgggagacttgtcaagaaggttcagtcgcttggcattcaggatgaggtagcaaattgaattagacattggctgtgtgggagaaggcagagagtggtagtggagggttgcctctctgactgaaggcctgcgactggtggtgtgccgcagggatcagtgctgagtcctttgttatttgtcatctatatcaatgatctggctgataatgtggttaaactggatcagcaaatttggtgGATagtaaggaaggctatcatggcttgcagaggtaacttctggaccagctggagaaatgggctgaaaaatggagattggaatttaatgcagacaagtgtgaactgttgcactttgataggaccaaccagggtaggtcctaCACAGTGAACAACAGGACaccactgaggagtgtggtaggacaaagggatctggaaatacgggtccatagttcattgaaagtggtgtcacaggtagatagggtcataaagaaagtttttggcacattggccttcataattctgaatactgagtacaggagatgggatgttatattgaaattgtgtaagacattggtgaggcccgatttggagtattgtgtgcagttttggtcacctacctacagaaaagatgtcaataaggttgaaagagtacagagaaaatttacaaggctgttgccgggactggaggacctgagtgatgaggaaagattgaataggttaggacattattccttggaacacagaagattgaggggcgatttgatagaggcatacaaaattatgaggggtatagatagggtaaatgcaagcaggctttttccactgaggttgggttggactacaactagaggtcatggattaagggtgaatggtgagaagtttaaagggaacatgagggggaatttcttcattgAGAGGGTTGTAAGAGTGTAAAaggagctgccagtacaagtggtgcatgcaagctcaatttcaatgtttaagagaagtttagataggtgcaAGGATGGTaggcatatggagggctatgttcttGCTGCAGGctgatgagagtaggcagtttaaatggttttgcatggactagatgggctgagttcctgccaactaacacaacatcgctgattcaaccacttgaccaaggtgtgatccacattcaaggcgtttttttttttaaacagcgaaatatctctcagatgctgcaagcaacagaagaTTTTGAAAATCCTGGGAGTTTGCCAagggtgagggaatggtggaagtcggaacatttggcacaaatggcgatggacatggacccaaatttagaacggagtcagcatttcagtcattccctgccatcaaccctttttccctacaagcaaatttatgctgaaaaataaaatgcttccaagcaaacaaccctcaccactttcttcaaaccggtgtcatctcctgctgccggcagttctaagagtgctgtgagtcttccttcaccccttgttGTGCTTGATGATCCCAATGACCACAATAATCCACCTCATCCATGGaaagctgcccgacaccacaaccactcacctcccggagcgaacacacccgccactgttggtgagtactctacaccctagtatgttaactttctatgatttattatgtAGAATaataccttaaattgatgaaatataatatgaatgttgccttgtggtactgcttttgcgtcgtattggtatgaaaatgtgaataaattacagataaaacatatttaggaagccctctggaacgcatccctattttctccatttaaataattattcatatTATGCATTTTCACATTATGCGTCGATTGTGAGGAATGTATCCCCCGTATATGTCAAGGATAGGGTGTATTAGGGGATATTTTCAAGGAAAAATCTAAAGAAATAAAAAGTTTACATAGTATTGTTGACGCTTTGCATGAAGGATTTCAGTCAGTAGGAAATTATTTAAATCAACTTCCATTCTATACCGCACCTTTAAGGCACCTAATAAAAACGCTCATATTCTTAGAAATATTGCGTTGATGACTTTGTTTCATTTTTATAAACTTTACCAATGCCTCCTTGTTAGACTGTGGCATCagcaaacagaaaattctggaggaaaatgTCATCCACGACTTGTGAAGCTCACTGCAAAATTTGGTGTATTAGGCCCTCTTAAAATTTTAGACTAAATATAATCCAATACCTGGAAATCCCATTATTTCAGTATCTAGTTTACCAGGGACCCGGTTCGcgcattccctttaaactcacttcCATCTGGTTCCCCTACCCTCTTGAAACTTACTTGGGTCATGTTTCCCACATTCACTTTAAACCTATTTGTATCAATGGAACGTTTACTGTGTTGTAATATGTTTTCTCTTTAACAAAAATAATGTAAAATGTGTTGGAGCAGAAACAAAAAAACACGAGATAACCCCAAAACAGATCTGCTCATCCACTAGCATGCTATATTAGCACGGGTAtcactgcacagtactgtagtaattttatgtattgcactgtactgctgccacaaaacaaaacaaatttcatgataagtgagtgatgataaatctgattctgatctgggtctctattatggactgagagcGGGAAGGGGACGGAAAggttggttgggaaaagggggagggagaggtaaccaccagagacacattctgtgatgatcaataaaccaattgtatggaatcaaatgaccttacctggtgtctcaggactgggtgtgtctgcacctgtaccattccccaccccggcactccttctctaccacctgtctcacacccatcccgcggcactccaccctcgccattcccaacaaccTATCACATTTACAAACCCGCTCtattccacgttgacaaatacagtactgtgcaaaagtcttaggcatcctagcaaTACATATacctgacttttgcacagtactgtatgtaccATACTTAGCCTGATGGATGTTGGCAAATATACAGTGTGTGCCCATTCCACCACACAATGTATATATGCGACCTCAACAGCGAGTTTTTTCCAAACACGCCCAAatatgtacaggcagtccctaggttacgaacgagttccgttcccaAGTCCATCTTTAaatcggatttgtacgtaagtcaaaACAAGTACGTCTgttattatttagcgtcagttagtcaaacgtttgtcttagtatatagtatatattttacctttctatgcatataaaacactttagAGATgtattggggcagggcctttcacatgctccattattctcactttatcctttaaaattgttctgatcgttgaccgactgtagcctaacgctttcccaatgaccggtgacatttcacctctttccaaatgctttattatttccactttattttcaatcatgatcgcttcccatcaacgaAACAGAAACACTGTAGGCGCTGGCTCCCGAGCTCCGCCGGTTCCTAAGGAGCACCGCACTGAATTTCctgggtcctaaactccaccacactgagacaggttaaatgggacaagtgggggctgtgctgggtttgggtatttaatcctccacaatattctgcgtgggaatttaaactggaggtggcagggtttttttttacaaggtcgagttgcgagctcgacatcaacccagcacgctcaggagcggtctgtcactggatcaaactcgggaacctctGTTCTTGAGCCCCccactgatctcactgtgccaccagccaaccagaaaggggggggggggggttcagggtgaatcttgctaagaaaaatttaagccaaatacaaagttacacactcaacacagtgtcaacggcaatgacttaaaatggccgaaggcgtcgcgatccgacttaaaatggcggacggctttctccttcctcagttcgtaagtgcgagttgtctgtaagtcggacgttcgtaactcagggactacctgtatgtTTAATAAACTTTTAATTGTCTGATAAATGAAATTCAAACATACATGTGTCTGCTCACCCAGTGTTTTCATCAGTGCTTCAAACAGAATTTTGATGCACAACGGATCATGTTGCACAGACCCTGACAGGTATCCCTGTCTTCTTGCAAGGCATCCAAGTTAAATGAACGTGCATTTTCCTGAAACAAGGTAACACTTACACTTGcaatactttatttatttatctttttctttatttattgtcTCAATAAACCACCTTTACATCTCTGGTTCTGATGCTGCACTTGATCAACTTCCCCCCATGGCTCCCTGCCTATTGGTGACCTCCCCCCACGTGTTGGATCTATGTGACCAATACACAGTGCTAACAGTCGCtgttttgggtggtggggtggagacacgtctctaccaaaggaggtgtagggcgctccttccctccactagcctgcaggtcacccttgggccaggtgtagcacctgtttatgCACCCTCCACCCTCGATAAGGGTCACGTGAAATCATGGGAGCAGTTGGTTGAtggcagccggtgcagatcacgagTCCTGgtcatgcaaccactgacgccaggcagacaatctccgaagagtattgataatggctggggttacccgtcttctaaagacaccgcccagaaaaatgcaatggcaaatcacttctgtagagaaatttgccaagaacaatcatggttatgggACCATGATTGCGTACATCATACAACACGGTACATAATGATAATCGTAATAATTACTGGAGATGAAGGAAAAAACACACCATCTCTCTCAGCACTTGGAATCTCATCTACTTTTAAAGCAGGTACAGCTATAAAGGAAAAGCCAGAATCCATCAAACTCATTTCACAAATAACTTACTGGCAGAAATTAGAAactaaataaaatagaaatagAAGCTATCCAATACTAACTCTCAAGTAACTTGAAGTAACCTGAGACTTTGGGGGTGATCATTTAAGACTgaggtgagaaggaattccttCCACAGCAGTTGGTGAAACTCTAGAATTCTCTACTCCAAGAGAGTGTGGGGGTGAGAGCAttggtttttttttgaagagggtgcagataaTTCCTTTTTGGAAGGGTTTGTGAATTGAGGaatggggaactggcacagaagaacAAATGAGGCCCAGGTCAGTCACGTTGAATGATGGGGCAGGATTGAAGGGCCAAGTGGCTTGCTCCTATGTCCAGGGAAGTAGTAAGGATTTAGCAACACTTGCGATGGAGACCGAGGAAGGGCCAGCTAGCTTTGATGCACCTTCAGTAAGCTGACAGAAGCCACCGGACTTTTGGCGGGAGTAGGCCACTCGTGGACTCAGGCGTTTCTGATCTTGTGATATCACTTGTTAGCTTCACCGTCCGGGGTGCTCAGGCTCCCGCTGCCAGCCGTATGCACTCCTGACTTGTTTCAGGCATCATTTTCCACCTCCCGAAGACCATCCTCCCATTTCTTTGTGGTCCCTTCATCCTGGCCTCCCGTATCCTCTCGTGGGCTCCTCTCCACACACTGTTCGTTACCTGTGGGAAAACACGGACTGCAGGAGACGTTCACTCCATGGATTGGGTCCAAATATTCTTCACTCTCCATTGCCAGGTTTTGCCCGACGCCGCATGCGATCACCGTGTCCGCCGAGCTACTACTGTCTGCGCTCTCCCGGGATCCCCTCTCATTTCctcctccatctccttctggctTTAACACTTCATTCGCCAGTAGGCGTTCCACCTCCTCATCGTCAGATTCCGAATCAGGTGCCGTGTGGCGGCGGATACGTGAAACCGACGCGAACACCATGTCCTGCAGGTTCTGGGACGATGCCTCATGTGGGTGCTGGTTCAATCTCCGAAATTCGTCACATTCGGAATTTTCCGCATTTTTTGTGTTGGGACTGTGCTCAACAGGGACGAAGGAAGATTCCTCTGAGATTTCTTGGCACCTCGCCCTTTCTTCCTGGATATCACCTGCCGCTGAATCGGTGTCTCCATTGGACAGCGGATCGCAGGCAACGTAAAGAGACTGTAATGTGTGGACAGTTATTGACTCAACACTTTCTCGCTGAATACCTTGCGTTATTTCTCCAGATTTGCCTGGGCTGACCACCGTGCCTCCCATCCAAGACCCCCATCGCTTCTCCGCTGTACCATCTTCCGCTTCTGTCACTCCAGTCTTCTGCAAATGCACTTCAGCCGAGTTGGTATCCATAAGTGGAAGGCCCAGTATTCGGGTTGCCTTTCCATTCGTGCAATCCCTCACTCTGGCACGTGGATATGGGCTTTGCTCTTTCTCTGGGTTGATGTCATTACATTCTGCAGCCTGCTTTCCACAATAACGTTCAGCCTCGGTGTGCCAAAGCTTTCTGTCCGGAGCCAGACACTCAACACGGTCTTGCACTGGCTCACGCAATCTTTCACTCCAGCCGTCGGGGCGAGCGCTGGCCTCACTCGAGCCCACAACTTCAACTGGGTATGAAAATAACACCCGTTCTTTCTTCGGTGAGGAAATGTATTCCGCTCTAACTATCGCACAGGTCGCATCGATAATGAAGACCCTGTCGCTTTCAGGGGCGCGGTTTGTACAAGCACTCTTACTCCGGCCTTCTGTCCCCACGGAAGAATGAATGGGTTGCTTCCAGTTCGGTAGTTTCCGAACTCGGTGCCAGTTCTGTGTGTTATTCCCGTCCTCTCTGCTACGATTCCCGTCAAGTTTTCGGCCCCCACTCGCCAGAGGGACATCCCAGCAGCGTCTTCTAGAGGACGGAGACATGCCGCGTCCGTACCACTCTAAGTCGGAGAGTTTCCTATCTTTATCAATAGAGTTTCCAGATGAGCCGTCACCGGGAACAAAAGCAATTTCCTCCATTTCACCTTGCACAGGACCTCTGCCCCAATGATAGCTCCAAACATGGAACCCCGCCTCTCGCTTCCCTCGCTGTCCGTCTGTTTGCACTTGACTTGAGTTGTTCGCCTTGTGGATATCCAGCCGTCTCTCTCTGAAGCCTGTCACATCTTCCCCGCCTTTGTAACATGGCCGCTGCCTTACTCTGCCTCCTAATTCTTCTTTCTTCCCAGAGCAGAAAGAGTGACCGGAATCTGAAAAGTCAAGTCGACCTCTGGCCCAATAGTTCTCAATATCGCTGTCGGTATTTCTACACTGTGTCCGATCTGAAGGAAATTGATTGATCGAGAAGCCAGTGCTGTCCACGTTAGAAGGTTTACATCCTTGAGTTTCACCCCATTTTTCATGAAACTTCCTCTCATCTTTGGCCAATAGGGTTTGCCGGCCATCGGATGACTTGCTGGGTACAAGCGCATTCCTGGCAATTTCAGGGAGTGCGTGTGCACATTCTGCTCCCGAGTCCACGACTGGCGGCCCCGTATCAGGCCTAGATATTAAGCAGAAGACGACCTCACCTTTTTTACTCCGAAGAAGTCCACCTTTCATCTTGTTCCTCCGCTCAGCTCCTCCGGCCCGACCATCCACCTCCACATCCGCGCTTCGCACTTCTAAAGCTTCAGGCTTCAGATCCGAACCCTGATGGAATCCCTTGGCGCCTCTCTTAGATGGGCGACACGCTGCAAGGTCAGCGCCTGTTAGATGCTGTGAGCCTGCGGGACACAGATACTTATCCGAAGCATGGCATGTAACATAACCGGGGTGAGCTCTCAGTCCCCCCGACCGTTCAGCCTCTGTGTATATGTCACATTGGGTTCTTCTCTCACTGTTCCCACCTGTCAGATACGAAAGGTGGTCCTGGCACCTGTAAAACTGTACTGCTGAACGTGTTGGGTCATTTCGGGCACCACTTGCTGCCTTGGCGTTCGGTACTGATAGATCATAGTTTGGCTTCCGGCCTCTCTCGCTCCCTGCCATTAGTTGTGAAGTGCCTGACTTGCTCTGAACGATGGGCTGACTTAGCCATGGACTTGCTTCGGTTTTCTGTCCCTGTTCCGCTTTCCTTTTCATCTGCAGGTACATCTCGTAAGTTGGAGGCTTAACTGGTCGCAGTTTGGAACCTTTGCTTTCGGAACTACTTGGCTGAATAAACTGTCTGTGTTCTGATGGATGGAAGGCGCCTCTGTGAGGCAGATGAGGGCCAGGCCACGGTTCTCTATAATTTCTGCAATCAACAGCCTGGTTAACGGGAGACATATCCCTCAGATACTGGGGTGCCCATGACTGGTGAATGGGTTCACGCCGCAAGGGATGGAGTCTCCTTGGCTGCCTTATCAGTCGGTGTTTGAAGTGTTCTGGGGAATCCCAGCCAGCCCCAAAGCTTGTAACGTCTTCCATTGCTTTGGGCTTCACCTTTTCCACATGATGCGTCCACTTCCCCGAGTCTTCCTGTCCGCTCCAGTCCCAGTGGCCGAGGTTCTGCATCATCACCCCCTTGGCTGCTGTTGATATACTTGGCCCAATCGGTGCACATCTTGGCTGTGTTTGCCAGTGAttgaaggaatcctgcacaacggaGGGATCTTCTCCCATTAGTCTCCTGGATATGACACTTCTCGATGGGGCCAGACGTGGTGAGAGGGGTTTCTCCCAACAGCTGCAAGACAGAACAAATCAGTATCTTTGGAgagacaagaggctgcagatgatgcaacctggagcaacacacaaccCGCTTGATTACCTGTGTGGGGGGACGGGATTGGTGGGTTTCTGTAGAGTCACAGAAAATTGAgagactagctttatttgtcacatgtacatggaagtaTACAGTGAGATGTGTCGTTTGTGTCGAATCAAATCAGGGAGGATTGTGCagggtaggaattgaaccctgatcttacagcttcCCAACAACTGGaagtagaggtcataggttaagggtgaaaggtgaaatgtttgagggggaacatgaggggtaccttcttcactgagagtgtggaacaagctgcagggggaagtggtggatgcgggatTGATTGCAatttttaagaaaagtttgggtaagtgtacgtggatgggaggagtGTGAAGCTTTAACTCAGTGAGGTCAGAGTAAAGATTTACTGGGACAGTTATATTGGAAACACAACAATAACTAGTTCAGTTTACAAGTTTGTGAACATGTGGAGAGAGGTAAATGAGGCATGTGAACTACAGGCACAGACAGCTGCGTGGAAATCTGATTTAGCTTCAATAACAGAAATTTAGCTCAAAAGGTGCAGGGCTAATATTAAATATTCCTGGATATGAAGTGTACAGTAAAGATAAGGATAAGAAAAGAAAGAGAGTATTAGAGTTCTGGAGACAAAGAATGTGCCAGATGGAACAAAGATAGAATCTGTTTGATGAGAACTAAGAAACAGAGGGAACACAAAATGGGAGAGGCTTGGAGGACCAAATATGCTGAGGAAATTACAGAGCTGTGCAGAAACAGGGTAGTCCTAATGGGGGGCTGCAATAATCCCAGTGTAAGCTGGAATAGTTATGATGTTGAGGGCAAAGAGGATGGAGAGTTTCTGAAACAGTCGAGGATAACTTTCTAGAGCTATGTTTCTAGTCCAGGATATTGCAGGTTCTGGTTCTGGGGAATGGGGTAGGTCAAGAGCACCAAGTTGCAGCAGGGAACATTGAGCAAACATAGGAGTTAGTTTAGTTACTGTACATAAAGTGAAAAGGAGCAATCCAATTAATTGGAGGAGGGCCAATTTCAATGGGGTGTGAGTGGGTCTGGCCCAGGTAAACTGGAACCAATGTTCACGGGACTATCACTAGATGTCTTCAGGGAAGAGACAATTCATATTGAGGCACAATTGAGCAGTATAGGAAGAACAAACAAATCCAGAGCTCCCTAAATGGCaaaagagattttttaaaaaggaagATGCAGTGAGTGGTACAGTTAGAAAAGCTGCTGCCTCATAGTACTAGAGacacaggttcaatcctgacctcgggcgctttctgtgtggagttttcacattttccccgtgaccatgtAGGATTTCTCCAGATAATGTAgggttggtataaatgggtattTGATGGTCAGCATGCTCAGCGAGTTGaaaggcatgtttctgtgctgtagaacaTTATGACTCAATAAAGCAAGAAAGGGCCACATATAGAAAGCGTTGGGATAT is part of the Hemitrygon akajei chromosome 18, sHemAka1.3, whole genome shotgun sequence genome and encodes:
- the LOC140741143 gene encoding uncharacterized protein — translated: MKKMNSGSYKLLDKYGTYPGPSTCWEKPLSPRLAPSRSVISRRLMGEDPSVVQDSFNHWQTQPRCAPIGPSISTAAKGVMMQNLGHWDWSGQEDSGKWTHHVEKVKPKAMEDVTSFGAGWDSPEHFKHRLIRQPRRLHPLRREPIHQSWAPQYLRDMSPVNQAVDCRNYREPWPGPHLPHRGAFHPSEHRQFIQPSSSESKGSKLRPVKPPTYEMYLQMKRKAEQGQKTEASPWLSQPIVQSKSGTSQLMAGSERGRKPNYDLSVPNAKAASGARNDPTRSAVQFYRCQDHLSYLTGGNSERRTQCDIYTEAERSGGLRAHPGYVTCHASDKYLCPAGSQHLTGADLAACRPSKRGAKGFHQGSDLKPEALEVRSADVEVDGRAGGAERRNKMKGGLLRSKKGEVVFCLISRPDTGPPVVDSGAECAHALPEIARNALVPSKSSDGRQTLLAKDERKFHEKWGETQGCKPSNVDSTGFSINQFPSDRTQCRNTDSDIENYWARGRLDFSDSGHSFCSGKKEELGGRVRQRPCYKGGEDVTGFRERRLDIHKANNSSQVQTDGQRGKREAGFHVWSYHWGRGPVQGEMEEIAFVPGDGSSGNSIDKDRKLSDLEWYGRGMSPSSRRRCWDVPLASGGRKLDGNRSREDGNNTQNWHRVRKLPNWKQPIHSSVGTEGRSKSACTNRAPESDRVFIIDATCAIVRAEYISSPKKERVLFSYPVEVVGSSEASARPDGWSERLREPVQDRVECLAPDRKLWHTEAERYCGKQAAECNDINPEKEQSPYPRARVRDCTNGKATRILGLPLMDTNSAEVHLQKTGVTEAEDGTAEKRWGSWMGGTVVSPGKSGEITQGIQRESVESITVHTLQSLYVACDPLSNGDTDSAAGDIQEERARCQEISEESSFVPVEHSPNTKNAENSECDEFRRLNQHPHEASSQNLQDMVFASVSRIRRHTAPDSESDDEEVERLLANEVLKPEGDGGGNERGSRESADSSSSADTVIACGVGQNLAMESEEYLDPIHGVNVSCSPCFPTGNEQCVERSPREDTGGQDEGTTKKWEDGLREVENDA